GGGTCtttcatcacatcaaaataatacaaaacataaaaaatattaatttgaagtaaagaaaaaaatatttaaattctcttaaaagcatttttgaaatgtaaaaacaagcatgttttaataagaaaattcaacctaaactaaaatgacaaaaaattatcatcacctAACTTtttcacaatataaaaaaagttacatcaatttattttctctttacagtatgaaaaaaaattcaataagagaaaagaaaaaaaaatgaaaatatcttaaaaagaataaaattaaagggaaataaATTAGTTGTCTATATATTGAACGTTGCTCTGCTATGTGTTATTCATGATGCTActatagaaaatactttatttgaAGATGGTGATGTTGCAAATGTATTCTGTACTTTTAACCCTACTCAAGCatttttacatttgaaaaaagaattgtTATTGACCCATTCTGGGGCACAAGTCAATATGCTAGAGCCAGACTCAATTGTCTTGGGTTTGGTTCTTTGGGTTtgttatcacatcaaaataatacaaaaacataaaaaaatattaatttgaagtaaataaaaaaataaaaaaatccaaattttttaaaaaagagaaaagataaaaaaaattaaagaggaaacaaaacaaaataaaaaatatcttaaaagaaaaaaacttaaaaggaaagaaattaattGTTGGTGTATTGGGCATTACTCTGTTATATGCTATTCATGGTGCCActgtaaaaaatactttatttgaagatgataatgatgtAAATACATTCTGTACTTTTATCCAACTcaaacattattatattaaaaaaacaattattgaccTACTGTGGAGTGTGGACAAATAtacttgttattatattatcacgtaataattattttttaaaacaattattaaaataatatttttttaacattaattttatatcatcatatcaaaataatatacaaatataaaaaaaattaatttgaataaaaacaataaaaaaattaaatttttttatatatttttgaaataaaaatataaaaatattttaataaaaaaattcaatccaatctaaaaaaaaaaaaaattataatcacttAACTTTttgtataacataaaaaacaaaaaaaaatcacacccAACTTTTGATGTTGGCAAAACCCAACCCAATAATATTCGATCTGGATGCTCAACCAGATTCATTAACAATGTAGTAAACAGTGGAATGATACGTTGACTATACTGACTTTTTTAAATACAGTAtaatttggtataaaaaaaaatatattagaaaggaaaaacagagagaaaaacaGATAGcgagagagagaaacaccacTGTCGCACTTCGATCTGTCTAATTTCATCTCcagatttttttaacaaaaatctcACTCTCCCACCTTATCAGAAATATCGAAACCctaatttctctctctccccttattaatttttttcataaatctaATTCCTTTTTGCCACTCTCAGTGGACCAACAACAAAAACTTGATCACTAACAGTAACAATCAAACCGTAACTCTTTggttttttagtaatttaattcatggCAACCCTCACTAACTCGAACACAATCACCATCACCGCAGGCGATCACTCTCCTCGCCATACAATCGCCGCCGATAGCATCAGCAACAGCAATCAGGTGGGCAGTCCCCAATCGCAGCGGGGATCCGGTAAGCAGGTTTCTCCTCCATGGACACGAATCGTGCGTGGTGTTGAATCGGAATCTTCTTCTAATGCTTCAACGGAGGCGGAGCAAGCGGCTGCAGTTTTCGTGGCGGAGAAAGAGAGTGTGGAGAGTGAGAATAATGTGAACAAGAGACCGGTATGGAACAAGCCATCTACGGCTAGTAATGGTCTTGTAGAGATTGGGAGTGTTATGGGGGCTGATTCTTGGCCTGATTTATCTGAGTCAGCTGCTAGGGTTTCTTCTTTGACAAAATCATCTGCGGATTCTTTGAAAAGTTTATTATTTGATGGATCATCATCTTCTGTCTCTGTTTTGCAGGTTTGATagagattaattttatttcatttggtCGATAAAAtggaatatttgttaatttaatgcattttatttttgtattagtTGATTGAAtgcaatattttgattttatttgttttgatcgTATGGTAAAATCTTTTTGATAATGTACTTGAGATGAGAGTGTAAagtttcaaaaagaaaatttatgtaAAGAGaccattttttcttttgctatttACTTGTTTATATTAATCGATGCATTTGAATTTGTAGGGTCcagaacacaacaaaaaaaataaatatatagttctAAGAAAAGAGTGAAAGATGAAAAATGTATTGGGgtattttcttgaattcttgACATGGAtgcaagatatattttttttcttatatttattagtTGTCTACTAAGATTAGCATATTGTATTAAGTTTTATaaacaaaactattttaaaatggGAGTGTACCAGTTGCTCTCTCGTAATTCAGCTGTATaaactaaaacaagaaaatttgtctctctttttcttttttttcttaaaatgagCTTGGCTATTTTGGGAAAGGATGGGGACAAAAAATGTATTATTGGATTTACTTGCTTAAAATTTTGGTATAGTAGgtagaaaaaacaaacatcaaaGTAAGGTTTATCTGATTGATCATCCTGTCTCAATTTTGCAGGTTCTGGGAAACTTAATCGAAACAGGGCATATTTGGTTATCTAAATGTTAATCAAATGGGATAAGTGGGAATGATAGTATTGcctgtctttatttttttgcgtAGTATAAATTCTTGGAAAGAAAGTTAATACTCAGGAGAGAGTTTTTAGGTGCCTGATTAGTCATCTTAATTTTGCTGCGTTGTTGAATTTGTAGATACCAAAACAATAGCTACAACAACTAAGCATTAATCCCAAACTAGTCGGggacaccaaaacaacaaacttgtttatttctcaatcaacttggGGTTATTGATTTATAAATCTAATATGAATAAGTGGGTTTTCTTCCTTTATAACTAAAAAAGTAAATGGAAGACTTGTGGTTCTCTCTGAATTCAGCAATGAAATGAAGGGTTTCCATGCTTAATGCTTACTCATTGCAATTACCAGATTGCTCATACATGGGTGCATGTTTAATAGATGTTGTTTATTTAATGTAGGGAACTGAGACTGCATCCTCATCTTCACAGAAACAAGTTAACAATACTGCAAACCCTAATTCAACTCCAAACAATGCAGTACCAGCACGCCAGAAATCAATGAAGCATAATGGTGTTAACACAGCATCTAATGGTGGCACTCATTCACCAGGATCACAGAGCGCAGCAGGGGAAGGACATTTAAATAACTCTTCTTCTAGGGATCACACACAAAAGAGTTCGCAATCCCGTGGCTCTAATGATCATCCTCAACAGCAGCGCACTTCATTTAGGAACCGTAATGGTGGGCTACATTCTCGAGTAGATGGTTCTCACCATCACAGTTATGGTGGCAGGCGAAATGATCTAGATCCTGCAAATCATGATTGGAATGCTCATCGAAATTTTAGCAGGGATGGTCACATGCAGCCATTACCAAGAGTTGCCCCAAGGCATATGAGGCATCCATCACCGCCTCCACCAACACCTGCTACCTCTCCGTTTATTGCACCCCCACCAGTGCGGCCTTTTGGCCTTGTGGGTTTCCCTGGTAAACCACATCTGTTTACAGTTCTGTTGTGGCTAATACATGGGTCTGCTCTAATATCCCAATCTGTTTCCAGATATGGGATTGCCGTTGTATTATGTTTCTCCACATCCAGGTTCTATGAGAGGTGTGCCTATTATTGCAGCTCCAGTACCATCTCATGCTGTTTTTTCCCCTTCAGATCCTCAGTTGCACATTAGAATATTGCATCAGATAGATTATTATTTCAGGTGCTTCTTTGGTGTTctgcttttttatatttttggtattttgctTTTGTACACATGTTCCTGTAGTTTATTTGTGTCTGGACAATGAAGTTTATTGGGAAGTTAACTACAATTGCTCCTCATAAATGTTTGTTGCAGTAATGAAAATCTAGTCAAAGATATATACTTGCGGAGGAACATGGATGATCAAGGCTGGGTGCCTATTAAATTAATAGCAAGCTTCAACaaagtgagttttttttaggGTAGTCatggtatttatttatttatatgatgaattttTCTCTCATGTTTATAGCTATGCTTGATAAATGCTTCCTAATTATCCAAATatgccctttattttttttttcattttggataTCTTGGTTTCTGTTGTGACAGACTGACAGTTAATAGCGGTGTAAGGTTTTTACTGCTAGCATTTCAGACTAGGACTTTGATGCGTATTAACTAGAGCATGCATATTAAGGTCATGTCTTTTTTATCAATGATGAATTATCACATTGAATAAGATAAAGCTTGAAGTTGTTTCTAGAAACTTCTTTTATTCCATTGAAGTATTTTTTCTTATGTGATTTTCATGCCATGTTTTGGAGTATCAATGTGCcttttttctggttttgtaGACATGCTCTTTGCATTAGTAGTTATGATTCTTTAGGAGTCTGGATTATGTTCTTTTCAGTGTCATGGTTGTTTAAATACGGTGTTCCACCTTTGTGAtacctttgttttttctccttttcttttttctgcatTTACAGGTTGAGAAGAACTATTAGAATATATACTTTGTAgctgattaattgttttttcctaaTATTATTCTGTTATCTATTCTCATCTGAGAGTTGATATTGTTTAAGATTTATGTTTGATCTTGTATG
This Populus alba chromosome 7, ASM523922v2, whole genome shotgun sequence DNA region includes the following protein-coding sequences:
- the LOC118045594 gene encoding la-related protein 1C isoform X1, with translation MATLTNSNTITITAGDHSPRHTIAADSISNSNQVGSPQSQRGSGKQVSPPWTRIVRGVESESSSNASTEAEQAAAVFVAEKESVESENNVNKRPVWNKPSTASNGLVEIGSVMGADSWPDLSESAARVSSLTKSSADSLKSLLFDGSSSSVSVLQGTETASSSSQKQVNNTANPNSTPNNAVPARQKSMKHNGVNTASNGGTHSPGSQSAAGEGHLNNSSSRDHTQKSSQSRGSNDHPQQQRTSFRNRNGGLHSRVDGSHHHSYGGRRNDLDPANHDWNAHRNFSRDGHMQPLPRVAPRHMRHPSPPPPTPATSPFIAPPPVRPFGLVGFPDMGLPLYYVSPHPGSMRGVPIIAAPVPSHAVFSPSDPQLHIRILHQIDYYFSNENLVKDIYLRRNMDDQGWVPIKLIASFNKVSLLTDNIHVILDAIRTSSVVEVQGEKVRKRNDWMRWIVTTPVQFPNVSSPHYGEKSGHDMLAAHVQGISSQEMTTGHIKARSQVDVHSEAFLGRSLSEDLNSQSQLSSSKGIDEIRFHGGLDLPSSARN
- the LOC118045594 gene encoding la-related protein 1C isoform X2; translated protein: MATLTNSNTITITAGDHSPRHTIAADSISNSNQVGSPQSQRGSGKQVSPPWTRIVRGVESESSSNASTEAEQAAAVFVAEKESVESENNVNKRPGTETASSSSQKQVNNTANPNSTPNNAVPARQKSMKHNGVNTASNGGTHSPGSQSAAGEGHLNNSSSRDHTQKSSQSRGSNDHPQQQRTSFRNRNGGLHSRVDGSHHHSYGGRRNDLDPANHDWNAHRNFSRDGHMQPLPRVAPRHMRHPSPPPPTPATSPFIAPPPVRPFGLVGFPDMGLPLYYVSPHPGSMRGVPIIAAPVPSHAVFSPSDPQLHIRILHQIDYYFSNENLVKDIYLRRNMDDQGWVPIKLIASFNKVSLLTDNIHVILDAIRTSSVVEVQGEKVRKRNDWMRWIVTTPVQFPNVSSPHYGEKSGHDMLAAHVQGISSQEMTTGHIKARSQVDVHSEAFLGRSLSEDLNSQSQLSSSKGIDEIRFHGGLDLPSSARN